The Thermococcus sp. 4557 genomic sequence GGAGACTGCGGCTCTAAGAACCGCTCCACCGGGGGGTGTGGAGGTTCTCATATACCTCGATCCGGGGTACTTTAAAGGCAGGAAGTTCAAAGAGGCATTGAGGGATATTGCAGAGCAGCTGGGAATCGCAGGAATCCGGGTTCTAGACTCAAGTGCAAACCCTATAGTGGCCGTTATACCCAGTGAAAGCGCACTAAAAGCTGCAGAAAACATGCCCGAAATCTCGTACATACGGGAGGCAGGACGCCCATTTGCAGTTCCTGTCGCAGGAAGCGTGACGAGTCAGGGAATATTCAACGTATCCGCAGTATATGCCTGGAGGAAGGGCTACAACGGAAGCGGCGTTAAGGTCGGAGTTCTTGACATTCCTGATGGGGGATTCAGCAACTATCAGACGCTGGTCAGCCAGGGCGAGCTTCCTTCCAGCACCCAGCTCTACACCCCCAACGGGGCAGGCTCGAGTGTTCACGGGAGCGCGTGCGCCGAGATAGTGTACGACGTGGCACCGGGGATAGACGGCCTGTACCTGGCCACGTATGGGGACACCAAGCAGATGTACGATGCGGTGAAATGGTTCATTGACAACGGCGTCAGGGTCGTTTCCCACTCCATAAGCAACTTCGGCTGGGGACCGAGTCAGTTCGACACGGATAATGACGAGACCCCAGAGTTCTGGGATGTGTATCTGATTATAAACTACACCATCCAAAACGACGTCCTGTGGGTGAACGCGGCTGGAAACAACAGGCTCGAACACTGGGAGGGGGATTGGACGGACAACGACGGCGATGGAATACTCGACATTTACGGCACGGCGGTGGACGGTAACAGCGTAGAAGAAGACAGGGAGGGCATACAGGTCACACTTAACAGTGACACCTCAACAACTTTCAGGGCGTGGATAAGGTGGAGCGACTACCCCTACCCGAACGGCGGCCCAACCAACGATTTTGACGCGTACTTTGAATGTCAAAACGGAAATCAGTGGGAACTAATTGCCAAATCAGAAGATTACCAGAACGGGCAATTTGGCCAGGAACCCCTCGAGAGTATAAGCGTGGACTTAAACTCCGCAGGGCTTGCCGACGGTAACAACCACTACTGCCGGCTGTACATTAAGAAATACAACGCCCCAGACTCCGACCAGATGCACTTCGACGTCTGGTGGGATGGGGTAGCCGGATACTGGTACAGTTACGGTGGCGACAGCACCTATAATCCAGTGGTCAAAGAGGGCAGCGTGACACCCCCGGCAGACCACCCGAATGTTCTCGCGGTGGGTGCAGTTAACTGGACCGACACCTCTAAACTGGAGTGGTTCTCCTCAGAGGGGCCGGCGTACAACTCATACCTGAGAAGTGGCCAGTGGCTCAAACCCAATGTCGTTGCGCCTGACTGGGTATCAACGGCCAGCTACGGAGCTTTCTCCGGAACATCTGCAGCAGCACCCCACGCGGCAGGAGTTGCAGCCCTGGTGCTGAGCGCAAAGTCAAGCCTGAGCCAGCGCGACGTATGGGCCATACTTCAGCTCACAGCGAAGGACGTGAACGAAACAGGCATCGACTACAACACCGGCTACGGCCTCGTGAACGCGAGCGATGCAACACCCCAATATCTCTCCTGGAAGTACCCGACTCCAGAGAACGGGGCAAGGATAGATGAGGCCAGCGTTGTAATCAACATCACGTCACTGTTCAAATCCCTTAAGGAGAGCAATCTAACGGTCAACAATAACGATTACACAATGAACCCCATGGATTCCACCAACAAGTCCTGGAGTTTCCAGCTGAACAACCTCCCTAACGGAGAGTACGTCTACAACGCCACCACAAGGGACTCCTTCAGGGTATGGATCGTCAGGACGGGCAGCAGGAAGTTCTACGTGGATTTAGGAGAGAAAACCGCGCAGGAGGGCATAGACGGCGACCCTGCTTCCGGAGGATGGGCGAGCGATCAGATCGTCTCACCCGGAACGAGCACCGTGATAAACGGGGTCTTCGTGTGGAAGGATTCAGACGACGGAGGCTTCACCTCATCGTGTACAGGCAAGACGTACGACATAAAAGGTCTCCAGCTCCGGGCAGATGGAGATTACATCTACGTGATGGTCAATCTATCGGAGATACCGAACTACGGAAAGCCCCCGACACCACTTGTTGGAGTTGGATTCGATGTTAATAATGACGGAAACCTCGACTACTACGCATACGCATTCCTTGACAAGGTTGGTGTCTCTGCTGGAAGTGCCGAGTTCCTGGACATCTACGACACCGATTGGAACAACGTTGCCGCCAATGACCCGGACTCCGTGTTCGTGGCCGGCGGCAACGTCATAGAGATGCAGATCCCGCGCGCCTCTATTGGAAACCCCAACGGACAGATAGGAATATCTGCCCAGGTCTATGAGGGGCTTGGAGCGGGAAGGATATGCTCCGGCAGTGACTACATGACCGACAACGGGAACACGGTAACGACGGTTGACCTAGCGAGCGTTCCCTTTTTCTCCAGCGTAATGATGCTTGCGCTGATAGTCCTGGGACTCTCGATGTACTTCAGAAAACTCTGAAGTTCCCACGATTTTCTTTTTTAGAAATGGAAAATCCGGGAGGGCTTAGAGCTCCCTGAACCTCAGTCTGAACCTCAGCTCCCCATCAACCGGCAGGAGGACGGTGTAGCTGACGCCCTGCTGCACGAAGTCCCAGCCGGCTTCGCTCTGGCTGAGGGTCTTTATCGGATACTTCCACACTCTCGCCTTTTTGTCGAGCTCCACCGCCACCCTTCCGATACCGTATGGGTCGTTCACCTCGAACTTCTCAGCCTCGAACTCAGCCGGCTCCTCCATGACGCTGTGGACGGCAAGGTTGAGCTCGACGCCGAAGAGGGCCTTTGCGTCACTCCTCACGGTGTAGTCCACCACGAAGCCATCCTCAGTCAGGTGGAAGGTCTTCTCCACCCTCGCCGGCCTTCCGGAGACAGTTCCGTCCCTCTCGAGGGTGACGCCGCCCTCAAACAGGCTGTAGTTGTAGGCACCCGTCACGAAGTCCCCAAGCTCGATGTGCCTATTGAGGCGGTACTCCTCGAGTGTCGTCTCCGGGTCAAGGAAGTGGTCCTGCAGGATGGCCCTCAGGTGATCATCGTAGGCAAGCTCGCGCCGTATCTCGTCGGGGATCTTCCTGCCGACCTCGTGTATACTCGCGACACCTTCCCCACCTTCCTCCTCCGGCGTTGCCGCCTCCGGAACCTCGTGGTAGTGCTCCCAGCGCCTCGCGAGCACGTCGTTGTAGTTGACGGCCCTCCTGCGTGAGGAGAGCTCAAAGAGAGAACCACCGTAGGCTGGCTTAAAGACGGCGTAGAAGTTCTCGTCCTCGATGAACACCTCATCGCGGCCGTCAAAGTCTATGTCGCGGACGAAACTGCCCGTGGAGGCGAAGCCGTTGGCCCTTATTATGTTCTCCCAGACCGCCCTGCGGAGGTGCGGGAGGTAAACCCCTCCGAAGACGCCGTGCCAGTAGGCGTCGTTGCACTGGGCCTTGAGGACGAACCTCCTCGCCTGAGGGTTGTCCCTCACCAGCTTGCTCACCATCAGCATCCTCTTGTGCATGTAGTTGCTCTCGGGGTACTTGAAGAAGAAGTTCTTCCATATTCCGCCCCTGACGAAGACGCGGTACTTCTCGAACTGGCCCTGTCCCTTGAGCTTTTCAACGAACTCGACGAAGAGCTTCGCCTGCTTTGCAGGGAGGGACCACTCGCTCATCTCGAAGTAGGAGGCAATGGGCAGGTAGACCAGCCCGCGGGGCTTGAACCTCGCAAGGTACTCGGAGTAAAGCGTTAGATTTATCCTCTCATCGCTCGAAATCCTGTCAAAGAACTCCCTGAGCCAGCCCTTCTCGTAAACCCACTCGTACGTCCCCGGCCAGACACCGAACTTCTCACCGTCGTCGTGGAAGACCGCGACCCTGCTCTCGTCACCGTTGTCGAGGCTGTGGAGGTACTCGACGGTCTTCTCAACGGGGCGGAACGGGATGAGGTAGCGGAGCTTCTCGTCTATCGGGAAAACGGCTATTACTTCCCCGCCGTCCTCGGTGTAGTACGGCCAGTAAAGCTCCTCCTTGCTCAGGCCGGCGCTCATGAAGTGGTAGTCATCGACGATGACGTACTCGATTCCAGCCTCGCGGAGGCTCTTGACGAGTTCGGGCTGCCAGACGCGCTCGGTGAGCCAGACGCCCCTGGCGTCGTAGCCGAGTTTCTTCGCGAAGTCCTTGAGGAGCTTAACCTGCTCAATCCTGTCCTCCTTCGGAATGGCGGCGAGAACTGGCTCGTAGAAGCCTGCAACGACTATCTCCAGCTGCCCCTTCTTCACCAGGGAGCGGAGGAGGTCCATGTACTCGGGCCTGTTGGCATCGAGCCATTCGAGGAGGGGGCCGCTTATGTGAACCGCGGCCTTCATGTTCGGGTACTCCTCCAGAATCTCCATGAAAGGCCGGTAGGACCTATCGTAGGCGCTCTCGAAGACCCAGCCGAAGTTTCCGAGGGGCTGATGGTTATGAATGCCAAAGATAAAGTTCACCATTGCCAACCACCCACCAGATGTGTTATCACTAGCGGTGATATGGGAAGAAAGGCATATAAACCTTTTTCTCCTAATACTCACTACGGGTGATTACCGTACACCCCTGGGGATTCACCCCCGCTGGAGGTGGACAATGTGAAGAAAACGGCGGCAGTTATGTTAACCTTCGTTCTGTTGCTTGGTTTAGTGCCCACGTTTAGCGGCCTCGTCAGCGCGATGTACGGCACTAAAATCATAGACGGCGACCTAAGTGACTGGACCTCCGCAGACATTATCTCAACTGGTCGGGACAATGGACAGGACGGAGCCAACCTCGACAGGCTCTACGTTTCATGGGACGACCAGTACCTCTACATAGCAATCAAGACCAACAACACGGGAAGCTGGGACGTCGCCTACGGAATAGGAATAGACGTGGACCCCGGAACCGGAAACGGCTACGTATCCGGCGGCGATTCGTGGGGAAGGAGCGTCGAGTTCTCGAACGGCTTTGCCCCGGACTACGAGATTTACTTCTGGTGGGGCTGGGACAGCGGAATGGGTACCGACAACTTCAACACTTACACAGGAAGCGGGTGGAACTACAACAGCATCTCCGGCGTCGGCGGAAGCTTCGCCTACACCGGCGACACCTCAACCGGCCTTCAGACGGTCGAGATAAAGATACCGTGGAGTACCCTGGGCGGAAAGCCGGAGAAGATAGCCGTGATGGCGTGGGTCACCGGTAGCGGTGGTTCGGCCGTGGACAGTCTGCCGGTAGACCCGGCGATAGACTACTCCAACATAGGCGGCGAGTGGGGAGACACCGACACCTTCACCAGCATGGCCGTCATCTACGTCGCTCCGAAGACCATAGACGGTGACCTGAGCGACTGGAGCGACGCCGACCTCATGGTGGTCGGAAAGGACAACGGACTTGCCGGGGCCAACATGGATAGGATGTACGTCTCCTGGGACGACCAGTACCTCTACATAGCAATCAAGACCAACAACACGGGGAGCTGGGACATCGCCTACGGAATAGGAATAGACGTGGACCCCGGAACCGGAAACGGCTACGTATCCGGCGGCGATTCGTGGGGCAGGAGTGTTGAGTTCGCCAACGGATTCGCGGTCGATTACGAACTCTACTTCTGGTGGGGCTGGGACAGCGGAATGGGTACCGACAACTTCAACACTTACACAGGAAGCGGGTGGAACTACGGAAGCCTGGCCGACGTCGGGGCCAAGTTTGCCTACACCGGCGACACCTCAACCGGCCTTCAGACCCTCGAGATAGCCATTCCCTGGAGCGCCCTCGGCGGCAAGCGCTCCAGGTTTGCCGTCATGTCGTGGATAACCGGAAGCGGCGGCTCCGCCGTGGACAGTCTGCCGGTAGACCCGGCGATAGACTACTCCAACATAGGCGGCGAGTGGGGAGACACCGACACCTTCACCAGCATGCTCGTCGGCGAGTGGTTCCTCATGGCTGACCTGACCGTCGGCGTGAGCGGACCCGGGGTGGTCGGCCTCAACAGGAACGCCGTCTACAACGTCACCGTCAGGAACGAGGGCTCCCTGCCGGCCCAGAACGCCAGCGTTGAGGTCTACGTGAACGACACCCTCCTCGCCAACCGGACGGTTGACCTTGGAGCCGGCGAGAGCCGGTGGTTCACCTTCACATGGAAGCCGAACGCCACCGGGCTTTACACGATAAGGGCCGTCGTGGACGAGGAGAACGCCATACCCGAGGCCAGCGAGAGCAACAACGAGTTCACCATGAACGTACAGGTCGTCTGGGTGGGCAACATAGACGTGGACGGTAACCCCGACGACTGGATAAGCCCCGAGATAGCTCCGAACTCATACACGGTCCAGGACGGCTACTTCATCTGGAGGGACGCCGAGAACGACCAGAGAACCGATAAGGACCCGTACCTTCCGGGTGGAAGCTCCTCCCACGCCGACATCACCGAGGTGGGCGTCACCAAGGACGACCGCTACGTCTACTTCCTCTTCAAGTTCAAGGACATGAGCAACATCAAGATAGGCGACAACGGAGCTACCTTCATAGCGGTGCCGATAGACTACAAGAATGGCGGGGGCGAGACCTTCGCGGGCAGGATGGACACCAGGACGGTCATAGCCTGGGACATTCAGATGGCCATAAACCTCGGAGGAAAGCAGTACGTCGGCCAGACCAAGGCCACAGCCGCCGCCGGCGATAGCCTGACCTCACTGCTCTACTTCATCGACCCGAGCGGAAATATCATGAAGGTCGACGGCGCGATGGTCGGAATTGACCTCGAGAAGAACGCCGTTGAGGTCAGGGTTCCGGTTGGCGTCTTTGAGGGCGCCAAGGAGTTCAACTTCCAGGTCGCGACCGGCTTCAGCTACGGTGAGGGCGTCTGGAACTTCGGAAACGACTTCGCCGACGACGGAATAAGCGACATCGTCGATACCATAAGCACCGACTCCGCCGTCAAGGAGCTGGCCGACAACGTGCCCGACTACTACGTCCGCGTAAGAATGGACAACATCATCGAGGGCGGAAGCGTCGTCTCCGTCAAGCTCCAGAGGCTCATGGCCTTCCAGAACGCCTTCGTGATGCACAACAGGTACTACGGAGTCAGGCACTTCGAGAGGGACTACGATAGGTACACCGAGCTCGACAACCAGCTCAGGAGCATGCCTCTGCCGGAGGACATGAAGGACAGGCTGGATGAGATAGAGAACGAGATCATGGACCTCCTCAGGCTCTACAACGAGGGCAAGGAGCTCATAGATAGCCCGAACTACGCCTTCGGCGCCTCGCTCAAGATATACCGCGCCTACACCGGCCTCAAGAAGATCGTCAGCGAGATGGAGGCCATGCTCGAGAAGGCCCAGAGCGGTGAGCTGGAGAGGGAGAAGTATATGGAGGAGCTCGCCAAGAACCTCACCAAGACCATAGATGGCAACCTCGACGACTGGAGCGTCGAGCCAGTGGCGGTGGATGAGACCGGCTACGGCCAGGACGGAGCGAACCTCAAGGCCATCTACGTCGACTACGACGACCAGTTCCTCTACATAGCGATAACCACCGAGAACAAGGCCTCCTGGAGGGTCGCCTACGGCATAGCCCTCGACTACAAGGACGGCGGCTACACCACCGGCCAGGACAGCTGGGCCAGGAAGGTGAGCTTCAGCAGGGGCGTCGATGCACAGCTCTACGTCTTCTGGAACGGCGAGTTCTTCGGCGACAAGGGAACCAGCAACATAACCAGCGCCCAGTTCATGCTCTGGAACGACGGAAGCTGGAGGTACGAGGAGCTCAAGTGGGTGGGCTTCTACGCCTACACCGGAGGGGCCGAGAACGGACTGCAGACACTTGAGATAGCGATTCCATGGGAAGCCCTCGGCGTTAAGCCGGGAGAGATAAACGTGGTCGCCTACGTCACGGGACAGGGTGCCGGCGATTCGGCCGTTGACTCACTGCCGCTCCAGGACGCCGTCAGGGACAACGACCCAGGCCAGGAGTGGGGTGACGCCGATACCTTTACCCAGTTCGCGACGGTCACGATAGAGTGACCGCCCGCTTCTTCCCCTTTTCTGGAGTTTATCCCTCAGACTACGAACCCCGCCAGGTAAACGGCCAGTGCCACCACCAGCTGATTGGAGAAGTTGTCGTCGGGCGGGAGGTTGTAGAACTCGGCGACGGTTCCGGCTATGGAGCCTACCAGCGCCAGGGGAAGACCAACGAGGGGCCAGAGTACGGCAACCCCGGAAAGGAAGTACGCCAGGCTTCCCTCCAGGCTCTTGCCGTTGGAGAAGCGGTGCCTTCCGAGGGACTTGCCCACTATGGCCGCCAGGGCATCGCCAACGGTCGCGACGGTGATTGCACCGACCGCCACCTCCATCGGGAAGAAGTACACCACTACGAAGGAGGCCGCGGCGAAGTAGATGTGGGCCGCGACGCGGTAGCGCTCATGGGAGCGGGTTATCTCGTCTATGTGCTTTTCCAGAACCTCCACCCTGCCCATGACGTCCTCATCGACGTATATCCTGAGCCGTTTCTTGATGTTGTCCCTGAGCTCCTCTATTATCCTGAAGGGTTCGAGGACGACAAAGAGGAAAAATGAGATGCCTATGAGCGTGAGGGTAAGCTCCCTGCCGAACAGGTGGTAGGAGAGCGGAACGAGCAGACCCGTCATGTGGAGGGACTTACGCTTCAGCTCGCTTTTCATGCTCACGCCTTATCACCTCCAGGGCTTCGATGAGGTCTTTGACCACGTAGTCCGCGTGTTTGGCGAGCCTTCCGCGGAAGTATCCCCTCTGAACCAGTATCGTCGTCGCCCCAATCTCCCTGCCCCCGCGCATGTCGGTGTCGTCCCTGTCCCCGACCATGTAAACTTCATCATCGGGGAAGAGCCTGCGGGCAAGGCGGAAGTTGTGGGGTTCGAGCTTGCTGTGGCCGGTTTCACCGCTTATTATCAGCGCGTCGAAATAGTCCTTTATCCCGAGGTACTCCAGCTTCTTCCTCTGCCACTTGGTGGAGGAGTCCGTAATGAGAACGAGCCGCGCACCCATGGCTTTGAGACCCCTCAGGAAGGGGATAGCGTCCGGGTAGAGCTTCAGATTGGAAAAGAACACCCTATCGACCAGTTCTGTTATATCATCCAGCTCGTCCGGGCTGATTTTGGCGTAGACCTTGCTCATCACCCTCTCGACGAGCTTATCGAAGTCCAGGGTGTGGAATTCCCTCGACTGTTCCAGCTCCCGGTAGCGGGCCGTGAGAATGTAGAAGAACGCCCTGAACTTCCTCCGTCTGAGCAGATAGGGTATCAGGCGGAGAACGCTGTACCTGCCGGCCTCCCAGGTGTTGCAGAGCGTGTCGTCGAGGTCAACGAGCACAAGCATGTTAAAGAATCCCCACGGGTCGTTTTAATCCTTTGGGTTCGGCGCTAAGTTTTAAAAGGTGGAAGGGAAGCCCATACCGTATGGATGGGAAAACGCTGATACTGAGCGGGATGGCGCTTATATTCATCGGCTTCCTGTTAGTTTTCATTGGGACCCTCGTTTCTGCCCTCGGAGGAGAGGCGGACGTTGAGGGGGGCGGGGTGATAATGATAGGCCCCATTCCGATAATATTCGGGACAAGCAGGGGGGCCGCTGGGCTCGCGGCAGTACTGGCGATAATACTCATGGCGCTCTGGCTGATCACAGCCCTGCTGACGAGGGGGGACTGACGTGGACTTCCTGGCGGCGCTCGCGATTCTTCTCGTTACGGCAAAGAGCATAGAGTGGCTCTTTGAGAGGGTGGAGGTACACCCAATAATAGCCCACGTCCTCACGGGAATACTCCTGGGGCCATTCGTCCTCGGAGTGATCGAACCGACGGATGACCTGAGGGTTCTCGCCGAGTTCGGGCTGATAATGATGATGCTCTACATGGGACTCACCAGCAACTTCTCCGCCATAGCCCAGAACACCAAGAAGGCGGTGGTCGTTGCGGCCCTTGGAGTGGCGTTCTCCTTCGCCCTGGGCTTCCTAACCGTCGAGGTGGCCGGGAAAGGAACCACGGCGGCAATATTCATCGGGGTAACCCTCGGAAACACCGCGATAGAGGTAACCAGCGGCGTCCTTGTGAAGGAACGTGTGAGGAGGGAGGTCTCGTCGATACTCATGGGGGCCGCCTTTGCCGATGACATAATGGCCGTTTACCTCATAGGTATAATCACCGCCCTTGCGGGAGGGGGGCTCGACGCGGCTTCCTTTGGAATACTGACGGTCAAGATATTCGCATTCATAGCCGCGACGCTTCTGGTATCTGAATACATCTTCAAGAGGTCCCGGTGGTTTTACTCCATCGTCAAGAACCTCAACGTGTTCTTCACCTTCACGCTCATCCTGACCTTCACCCTGGCCATAATAGCCCAGTGGGCGGGCCTCAACCAGATAATAGGCGCCTACCTCGCGGGCCTCACCATAAGCCGCCTCCGCGAGAGGAAGGACCCGCTCGTCGTGACGAGGATAAAGCTCAACGAACTCATAAACGACCTCCAGGTCGTTCTCACCGAGTTCTTCATACCCCTGTTCTTCATCTACGTCGGGCTGATGTTCAACCCGCCCCTGGCCGACATAAGCCTGGCCCTCATAGCGGCACTCTACCTCGCGGCGGTGATGGGCAAGCTCATCGGCTGCGGCCTCGGCGCGAGGCTCTTTGGCCTGAACTGGAGGGACTCGATAACGATAGGTATCGGAATGGGCGGCAGGGGAAGCCTAGAGCTGGCCATACTCACGTTCGGCCTCTCGGCGGGCCTCATAGACCAGGTTCTCTTCGCGAGCGTCATAGCGGTCTCCATGCTCACCGCGCTGACAACACCGGTGTTCTTCAAGGGCTACCTGAAGAGGGCAAAGGCTTAAATTCGGGGGATAAAACTAGGCACAGGCTGGTGAGACCATGTTCCCGAAGAAAGGAGCGAGCGAAGAGGAAGTTCTGGCGGAGCTGGAGGAGAAGACGTCGGAGGACCTGACCTTTGATTCAGGCAGGATCCTCGGCTCGATGTGCACAAATCCACATCCCTTCGCCGCCGAGGTGGTGCGGCGTTACATCGATAGGAACCTCGGAGACCCTGGACTGCACGTTGGAAGCCAGAGGGTGGAGAGAGAGGCAATATCAATGCTGTCCAGCCTTCTTGGCCTCGAAAGAGGCTACGGGAACATAGTCTCAGGGGGAACCGAGGCCAACATCCTCGCCGTGAGGGCGTTCCGCAACCTGGCGGATGTGGAGAACCCCGAGCTGATTCTCCCCAGAAGCGCCCATTTCTCGTTCCTAAAAGCGAGCGAGATGCTGAAGGTCCGGCTCGTCTGGGCGGACCTGCGGGAGGACTACTCCGTCGACGTGAGGGATGTTGAGGAAAAGATAACCTCCAACACAATAGGCATCGTTGGAATCGCCGGAACCACCGGCCTGGGAGTTGTGGACGACATTCCGGCCCTGAGCGATCTGGCCCTGGACTACGGGCTTCCCCTCCACGTTGATGCGGCCTTCGGGGGCTTCGTCATTCCCTTCGCCAAGGCCCTGGGATACGATATCCCGGACTTCGATTTCAGGCTGAGGGGCGTCAAGAGCGTAACCATAGACCCCCACAAGATGGGCATGGTCCCCATCCCGGCGGGAGGGATAATATTCCG encodes the following:
- a CDS encoding alpha-amylase/4-alpha-glucanotransferase domain-containing protein; amino-acid sequence: MAMVNFIFGIHNHQPLGNFGWVFESAYDRSYRPFMEILEEYPNMKAAVHISGPLLEWLDANRPEYMDLLRSLVKKGQLEIVVAGFYEPVLAAIPKEDRIEQVKLLKDFAKKLGYDARGVWLTERVWQPELVKSLREAGIEYVIVDDYHFMSAGLSKEELYWPYYTEDGGEVIAVFPIDEKLRYLIPFRPVEKTVEYLHSLDNGDESRVAVFHDDGEKFGVWPGTYEWVYEKGWLREFFDRISSDERINLTLYSEYLARFKPRGLVYLPIASYFEMSEWSLPAKQAKLFVEFVEKLKGQGQFEKYRVFVRGGIWKNFFFKYPESNYMHKRMLMVSKLVRDNPQARRFVLKAQCNDAYWHGVFGGVYLPHLRRAVWENIIRANGFASTGSFVRDIDFDGRDEVFIEDENFYAVFKPAYGGSLFELSSRRRAVNYNDVLARRWEHYHEVPEAATPEEEGGEGVASIHEVGRKIPDEIRRELAYDDHLRAILQDHFLDPETTLEEYRLNRHIELGDFVTGAYNYSLFEGGVTLERDGTVSGRPARVEKTFHLTEDGFVVDYTVRSDAKALFGVELNLAVHSVMEEPAEFEAEKFEVNDPYGIGRVAVELDKKARVWKYPIKTLSQSEAGWDFVQQGVSYTVLLPVDGELRFRLRFREL
- a CDS encoding CARDB domain-containing protein, whose protein sequence is MLTFVLLLGLVPTFSGLVSAMYGTKIIDGDLSDWTSADIISTGRDNGQDGANLDRLYVSWDDQYLYIAIKTNNTGSWDVAYGIGIDVDPGTGNGYVSGGDSWGRSVEFSNGFAPDYEIYFWWGWDSGMGTDNFNTYTGSGWNYNSISGVGGSFAYTGDTSTGLQTVEIKIPWSTLGGKPEKIAVMAWVTGSGGSAVDSLPVDPAIDYSNIGGEWGDTDTFTSMAVIYVAPKTIDGDLSDWSDADLMVVGKDNGLAGANMDRMYVSWDDQYLYIAIKTNNTGSWDIAYGIGIDVDPGTGNGYVSGGDSWGRSVEFANGFAVDYELYFWWGWDSGMGTDNFNTYTGSGWNYGSLADVGAKFAYTGDTSTGLQTLEIAIPWSALGGKRSRFAVMSWITGSGGSAVDSLPVDPAIDYSNIGGEWGDTDTFTSMLVGEWFLMADLTVGVSGPGVVGLNRNAVYNVTVRNEGSLPAQNASVEVYVNDTLLANRTVDLGAGESRWFTFTWKPNATGLYTIRAVVDEENAIPEASESNNEFTMNVQVVWVGNIDVDGNPDDWISPEIAPNSYTVQDGYFIWRDAENDQRTDKDPYLPGGSSSHADITEVGVTKDDRYVYFLFKFKDMSNIKIGDNGATFIAVPIDYKNGGGETFAGRMDTRTVIAWDIQMAINLGGKQYVGQTKATAAAGDSLTSLLYFIDPSGNIMKVDGAMVGIDLEKNAVEVRVPVGVFEGAKEFNFQVATGFSYGEGVWNFGNDFADDGISDIVDTISTDSAVKELADNVPDYYVRVRMDNIIEGGSVVSVKLQRLMAFQNAFVMHNRYYGVRHFERDYDRYTELDNQLRSMPLPEDMKDRLDEIENEIMDLLRLYNEGKELIDSPNYAFGASLKIYRAYTGLKKIVSEMEAMLEKAQSGELEREKYMEELAKNLTKTIDGNLDDWSVEPVAVDETGYGQDGANLKAIYVDYDDQFLYIAITTENKASWRVAYGIALDYKDGGYTTGQDSWARKVSFSRGVDAQLYVFWNGEFFGDKGTSNITSAQFMLWNDGSWRYEELKWVGFYAYTGGAENGLQTLEIAIPWEALGVKPGEINVVAYVTGQGAGDSAVDSLPLQDAVRDNDPGQEWGDADTFTQFATVTIE
- a CDS encoding diacylglycerol/polyprenol kinase family protein, translated to MSMKSELKRKSLHMTGLLVPLSYHLFGRELTLTLIGISFFLFVVLEPFRIIEELRDNIKKRLRIYVDEDVMGRVEVLEKHIDEITRSHERYRVAAHIYFAAASFVVVYFFPMEVAVGAITVATVGDALAAIVGKSLGRHRFSNGKSLEGSLAYFLSGVAVLWPLVGLPLALVGSIAGTVAEFYNLPPDDNFSNQLVVALAVYLAGFVV
- a CDS encoding DUF131 domain-containing protein — encoded protein: MDGKTLILSGMALIFIGFLLVFIGTLVSALGGEADVEGGGVIMIGPIPIIFGTSRGAAGLAAVLAIILMALWLITALLTRGD
- a CDS encoding cation:proton antiporter, encoding MDFLAALAILLVTAKSIEWLFERVEVHPIIAHVLTGILLGPFVLGVIEPTDDLRVLAEFGLIMMMLYMGLTSNFSAIAQNTKKAVVVAALGVAFSFALGFLTVEVAGKGTTAAIFIGVTLGNTAIEVTSGVLVKERVRREVSSILMGAAFADDIMAVYLIGIITALAGGGLDAASFGILTVKIFAFIAATLLVSEYIFKRSRWFYSIVKNLNVFFTFTLILTFTLAIIAQWAGLNQIIGAYLAGLTISRLRERKDPLVVTRIKLNELINDLQVVLTEFFIPLFFIYVGLMFNPPLADISLALIAALYLAAVMGKLIGCGLGARLFGLNWRDSITIGIGMGGRGSLELAILTFGLSAGLIDQVLFASVIAVSMLTALTTPVFFKGYLKRAKA
- a CDS encoding S8 family serine peptidase, translated to MEVLIYLDPGYFKGRKFKEALRDIAEQLGIAGIRVLDSSANPIVAVIPSESALKAAENMPEISYIREAGRPFAVPVAGSVTSQGIFNVSAVYAWRKGYNGSGVKVGVLDIPDGGFSNYQTLVSQGELPSSTQLYTPNGAGSSVHGSACAEIVYDVAPGIDGLYLATYGDTKQMYDAVKWFIDNGVRVVSHSISNFGWGPSQFDTDNDETPEFWDVYLIINYTIQNDVLWVNAAGNNRLEHWEGDWTDNDGDGILDIYGTAVDGNSVEEDREGIQVTLNSDTSTTFRAWIRWSDYPYPNGGPTNDFDAYFECQNGNQWELIAKSEDYQNGQFGQEPLESISVDLNSAGLADGNNHYCRLYIKKYNAPDSDQMHFDVWWDGVAGYWYSYGGDSTYNPVVKEGSVTPPADHPNVLAVGAVNWTDTSKLEWFSSEGPAYNSYLRSGQWLKPNVVAPDWVSTASYGAFSGTSAAAPHAAGVAALVLSAKSSLSQRDVWAILQLTAKDVNETGIDYNTGYGLVNASDATPQYLSWKYPTPENGARIDEASVVINITSLFKSLKESNLTVNNNDYTMNPMDSTNKSWSFQLNNLPNGEYVYNATTRDSFRVWIVRTGSRKFYVDLGEKTAQEGIDGDPASGGWASDQIVSPGTSTVINGVFVWKDSDDGGFTSSCTGKTYDIKGLQLRADGDYIYVMVNLSEIPNYGKPPTPLVGVGFDVNNDGNLDYYAYAFLDKVGVSAGSAEFLDIYDTDWNNVAANDPDSVFVAGGNVIEMQIPRASIGNPNGQIGISAQVYEGLGAGRICSGSDYMTDNGNTVTTVDLASVPFFSSVMMLALIVLGLSMYFRKL
- a CDS encoding HAD family hydrolase, whose amino-acid sequence is MLVLVDLDDTLCNTWEAGRYSVLRLIPYLLRRRKFRAFFYILTARYRELEQSREFHTLDFDKLVERVMSKVYAKISPDELDDITELVDRVFFSNLKLYPDAIPFLRGLKAMGARLVLITDSSTKWQRKKLEYLGIKDYFDALIISGETGHSKLEPHNFRLARRLFPDDEVYMVGDRDDTDMRGGREIGATTILVQRGYFRGRLAKHADYVVKDLIEALEVIRREHEKRAEA